The window CGAACCAATGAGAAACCCCTTCTCTCGCTCCGCATTGTTGGTCCAACCTCATTGACTTCATCTCCTTCAACATATCCCAATGACAAGCTGAAGCTGAAGCTGAAGCGTCTAGCACCTGGACTCATCGAACTTTCTTCTCGAACTGCCCCCGTACCATCTGATGAAATGGAAGGATCTCACACGACCACATTGTGGCCCTTGACTTCGCTTAATGGTTCAGACCCAAACCTTACTGGATTTGAAGAATTATTGGCATCGGTATTGGGGAAGAAGGGATCAGAAGAAGGTTCTTTTCGGCTTGTTAAGGCACAAGTATCTGCTCAAACCTATATGAAGATGGGATTCACGGTAGAGAAGGATCTCATCGGCGGAGAGGTGGATTGGTCGATGTTCCCTACATGGAAAACAAAACCAGAGAAGTCGATCATGCACTTCGAGGTGTTGGCTAGGGTGGAAGACAGCGGAAGAGTAGTCCCGGAGAGGATTGCTGAAATCCAACCATTCGAAACACAAGAGGCAGCGATCAGTAGCTTCTTGACTGGAAATGTGTCCATGTCCAAGGCTGAAATTGTTCATCCACCACCTAATTACTTCACTCTCTAAGTGAGCAATCTGCAACCAGAAGCTTGTTGACTGGAAGGCTCAAGCTGATCATCTACCATTCATTACTCTGAGCAATCTGCAATCTGCAATCTGCAATCTGCTGATGTATACATTCAGTGAAGTAAAGAGGAAAAATAAGAAATTTGTCTATCATGTATTTGGATTTGCAGTTTGCCTTTTATTTTAAAAGACAAGCTGTTATGATTTTGTTTTAAATGACAACAATTATTGAAATTCGAATTTCTTATttgttctttgaaatattttatcatGTGTATTACACTCGTGGAGTTGTGTTTATACATTGATTATCCAATATCTTATAAATCTGACCTTTTATCAAGATAATCTAAatctttaataattaattttggtgaagtatagaataaaattatgttaatattatttttttaatcccgCGAGCGAAAATCTTCTATAAATACGTCGCCTTTATGTGTTATATTACACGTACAAATGCACAGCCTTCATGTGTTATATTACAGATGCAAATGTGTGATAGttagttaaataaaaaaaaataaaatcagttTTTAAATTTTGGGGGTCATAGAACAGGTAGAGTACCGGTGTGAAATCATAATCCTAACCgcaaaaaaattaacttaacggGTTTAAATCCGACCCGTTGGAAAATAGGATCCGGTAATTTCACGAAGATAGAAAGCACCTGGAAGATTCGTCCCCATTTTATAACGGAGATCGCGTTCTGCCTCCCCTAATTACAAATCTATTTCTCTTCATTTCCTTCCTCGATTTACAGAAGTTCGAAGATTCTCGTCGTCTCTCCGAAGCCTCGGTTTCAGGTACTCATCGGCCTCCCTCTTGTTACCGATTAGGTAGGTTTTCGTTTGCGATTTTGTGCCTGGTTCTTGGTCGGTCAAAGTCCCGTCTTGGCCTTCTTTTGCATTCCTGATCGGTTTGTGTTGTTTTTGATTTAATCTTAGAACATAGGAGATACAAGTATAATCATCGTGGAATTTTGGTTTGGTAAAAGTGACTCGTTGGATTTTGATTCCATGTTCGTGAATATTTTCTAGGGTTTGGTTGTTCGATGGTCCAATTGTTTGATCCCAACATTAGGCTTTGATTCATGCGAAATCGGTTGATTTTCTCAATCTAATGTTTAATGATCCGATCATTTAAAGGAATAATTAGTTCTATAAATTTCATATCTGCGGTTATGTTGTTTCCTTCTCTTTGattgtttgtttttcttctccttttgcAAGTTTCGGTTTTGTGGCTTCGTTGATGGGAAGTGGAATTGGGGAGTCGCCTTCGTCCAGCAGGGATCCGCAAAACTCTGCTTTCAGCGGGAACAATGGCAATAGTGATGCAGGTAACTTTGAATGCAACATATGCTTCGAACTGGCCCAGGATCCGGTGGTGACCCTGTGTGGTCACCTCTTCTGCTGGCCCTGCCTTTACAAATGGCTCCATGGTCATGCTCAATCTTCTGAATGCCCTGTCTGCAAGGCCATTGTTGAAGAAGAGAAGTTGGTTCCCCTCTATGGCCGGGGGAAGAATTCTATGGATCCACGGTCTAAAACAACTCCTGGTGTGAACATTCCTCACCGCCCTGCTGGGCAGAGGCCAGCAACGGCACCCCCTCCTGACCCAAACAACTTCCATCAGGGCAatccttggttcatgggtggaaCTCCGGTTGCCAACACTAGGTTTGGGAACTACACATTCTCTGCTGCTATTGGGGGCTTGTTCCCACTTCTTAGCTTTCAAGTTCATGGGTTCCCTGCTGCAACTGCCACTTATGGCCCTGGTAATGGTTTCCCCTACGGGTATGGTCATGCATTCCATGGGGGGCATCATGCTCATGGATTTCCCCGAGAAGTTCACAATGGCCAACAAGCTGATGTCTATCTGAAGGCGTTGTTATTTCTTGTTGGTGCTCTGGTAATTGCTAGCCTTGTTTGGTTTTAGCCAGTTTGTTGTCATTTTCATGCCGAAGCTGTATGCATTGAAGTACTGTCATTATTGGCTTGCTACCATGAATCACAATGCTGTAAGTGTTAGTTTTTAGGTTGGTCGTCAATAAAATGATCCATTGAATGTGACAAATCACAACATTTAGGGGTTTGGTGATCTCAATAAAATTATGGACACATGTTTAGATTTAATTGTTGAAAATAAGAAAGTTTCGAGATGTCTTAGTACTTTTCCTACTACTGAGCAACCTTGGCTTGTTTTCTGCTTCTCTATGGGTATGATCATGGATATTACTCACCGAAAATGTTAAGAAAATTTCATGGATTTCCCCATGAAGTTCACAATGGGCAACAAGCTGATGTGTCTATCTGAAGACATTACTTCTTGCTACCAGTCTAGTTAGGTTTTAGGCAGTTTGTAGTCCTTATCATGATAAAAAGGCTACACACATTGAAGTAATCCCATTGTTGCCATGTTATCATGATTATTCACAGTGCTGTTAGTGTTCTTTTTTGGTCAGATTGCCAGTAACATGGTCCAAAAATGTGATGATTCCCAAGTTGTAGGGCTTTGGTTGAATCAATAAACTGTTGTTGTGTCGACTGTCAACTGATTGAGTACTTAAACTGTTgttttgtttttacatttatctTTACTGTGATTATTTACACGAGTCAGCAGTGGAAATAACGCAAACTATTGTTGCTTTTACTACTATTTGTCTATTTGTCATAGTTGATTTGTTTTCATTACACAACTAAGAGTGTTATGGTTTGCGTCAAAATCATAGCAGATGACGGATGGCAACCAATTAGTAATTGTGTGGAGATGGTTAATCCCCGGGGTGTAATTCCCATTCAGGGGTACCCTATTCTGTGATGGTATAATAAAAGAGACTTAGAAATCATATAAATAAGATaattaagaaatatatatatacagaggGGATGTTACCCTACACATCTAGCACTATGTGtatgtttttttaaatttctatagcttaaatattataatctaaattataaatccTAAAATCTAATTCTAagctcttatatatatatatatatatatatatttggtatttaCAAGGTAGAGGTGTGCACTACCATTGGGGGATCAGCTTGGATGATCCTTATGCACGGAGGTGCCTCTAATAATCGAAGGTGCCTCTCGAGTGAGAGGTACCCGACCAACGTGAGTGCATAATATCAAATCCCTATATGTATATATATCTCTGATGTGAATTCGTCCAGACTTGACTCTGGAAGTT is drawn from Zingiber officinale cultivar Zhangliang chromosome 1B, Zo_v1.1, whole genome shotgun sequence and contains these coding sequences:
- the LOC122055786 gene encoding E3 ubiquitin-protein ligase RNF5-like; amino-acid sequence: MGSGIGESPSSSRDPQNSAFSGNNGNSDAGNFECNICFELAQDPVVTLCGHLFCWPCLYKWLHGHAQSSECPVCKAIVEEEKLVPLYGRGKNSMDPRSKTTPGVNIPHRPAGQRPATAPPPDPNNFHQGNPWFMGGTPVANTRFGNYTFSAAIGGLFPLLSFQVHGFPAATATYGPGNGFPYGYGHAFHGGHHAHGFPREVHNGQQADVYLKALLFLVGALVIASLVWF